In one window of Pseudobdellovibrionaceae bacterium DNA:
- the ccoG gene encoding cytochrome c oxidase accessory protein CcoG, giving the protein MAKNKLELPEDRLASLDKMGGRLFIYPAQVRGFFRKWRTVTQIILIAIFLLLPWIKIGGQQAVLLDLPGRKFALFGVTFWAHDAPMIFFVLAILTMSLALMTALWGRVWCGWACPQTVFIDGVFRRIEELIEGNHIERRKLDDAPMDAKKFFKRSLKWILFTAVTLVITHSFLAYFVGADRLVEMVQHKPAENWTNFLIILVTSGIILFDFAWFREQFCIIACPYGRFQSVLMGPRSKNVVYDYNRGEPRKGKAPKGEEADCVNCYRCVQVCPTGVDIRRGTQMECIACTACIDACDEIMEKVNKPKGLIRYDSERNITENRTSDGFEFRPRIALYAVLLVAAIAGMSYSLNTRQNFHLAVIRGEEPFSLITQSDGTEIVTNHFKIHLNNQSFDDVKVELTLPKQYVDQQLELVSPINPVDVPAGGDMVRTHIFIKSPKSFTLGKGQAYAEIEMTIKEKDKTETVIKQISLLGPNQ; this is encoded by the coding sequence ATGGCCAAGAACAAGTTAGAACTTCCTGAAGACCGTCTCGCCTCCCTGGATAAAATGGGGGGGCGTCTTTTTATTTATCCCGCTCAAGTGAGAGGCTTTTTTAGAAAATGGCGAACAGTGACACAGATTATTCTCATTGCCATTTTTCTTCTCCTCCCGTGGATAAAAATCGGCGGCCAACAGGCGGTTCTACTGGATCTGCCGGGTCGCAAGTTTGCTCTTTTTGGTGTGACCTTTTGGGCGCATGATGCGCCCATGATCTTTTTTGTGTTGGCCATACTCACAATGAGCTTGGCACTGATGACCGCCCTGTGGGGGCGCGTTTGGTGTGGCTGGGCCTGCCCGCAGACAGTTTTTATCGATGGCGTTTTTCGGCGCATTGAAGAGTTAATTGAGGGCAATCATATTGAGCGGCGAAAACTCGATGATGCGCCCATGGATGCTAAAAAGTTTTTTAAACGCTCGTTAAAATGGATTCTTTTTACGGCAGTGACTCTGGTCATAACCCACAGCTTTCTAGCCTATTTTGTGGGCGCTGATCGCCTCGTGGAAATGGTTCAACATAAGCCTGCTGAAAATTGGACCAACTTTCTGATTATTCTGGTGACTTCCGGCATTATCTTGTTTGATTTTGCGTGGTTTCGTGAGCAGTTTTGCATTATTGCCTGCCCCTATGGGCGCTTTCAGTCTGTATTGATGGGGCCTCGATCGAAAAATGTGGTCTACGACTACAATCGCGGCGAACCGCGAAAAGGTAAAGCACCTAAAGGCGAAGAAGCCGACTGCGTGAACTGCTATCGTTGCGTTCAAGTTTGCCCAACCGGAGTGGACATTCGGCGGGGCACACAAATGGAGTGCATTGCCTGCACCGCCTGCATTGATGCTTGTGATGAGATCATGGAGAAGGTCAATAAACCCAAAGGCCTTATTCGGTACGACTCAGAACGCAACATCACCGAAAACAGAACCTCTGACGGCTTTGAGTTTCGACCGCGCATTGCTTTGTATGCAGTTTTGCTGGTAGCAGCTATTGCAGGTATGAGCTACTCGCTGAATACTCGTCAAAATTTTCACTTAGCCGTGATCCGCGGCGAGGAGCCATTTAGCCTCATCACCCAATCCGATGGAACTGAAATCGTCACCAATCATTTTAAAATACACCTTAACAATCAATCCTTTGATGATGTGAAGGTCGAGTTAACTCTACCCAAGCAATATGTTGATCAACAACTGGAGTTAGTGAGCCCCATTAACCCTGTGGATGTTCCAGCTGGTGGCGACATGGTGCGAACCCATATTTTTATAAAGTCGCCAAAGTCTTTCACTTTGGGCAAAGGCCAGGCCTATGCCGAAATTGAGATGACAATAAAAGAAAAAGATAAAACTGAAACTGTGATCAAACAAATTTCTTTGTTGGGACCCAACCAATAA
- a CDS encoding cation:proton antiporter gives MELSVDVQYFILLAALLLVPKMLLRFGIPTALTAMAFGALTAHFLGWFQGDQTLYLLSTLGITSLFLFAGLEVDVDELKRDANVLLKNLYTSLTVIFLSAWGLNVALGLPFRAALVLSLGLTTPSTGFILNSLKGFHFTPNQEYWIRSAAIAKEIVALGLLFFTLQSESVSEFSISLAVILAMIFLLPVVFRFFLKRIAPFAPDSEVAFLILIALLCGVITRNLGTYYLVGAFLVGVTAARFTHFISHKKSKKLLYAVGMFFSFFVPFYFFKAGLSITQSMFTLEGVFYGLAFLLIFLPVRYLSVVASIKLFLPNSWEDRNEISVSLLPTLIFGLVIASILREQFSIPSSVISGLVLYTVVASVIPSLVMRKAPPEEYDSTLRWESGLTEPLAPEEM, from the coding sequence ATGGAATTATCAGTGGACGTTCAGTACTTCATTCTCCTTGCTGCCCTTTTGTTAGTGCCCAAAATGCTATTACGATTTGGAATTCCCACGGCTCTTACGGCCATGGCCTTTGGCGCGCTGACAGCGCATTTTTTGGGTTGGTTTCAGGGGGATCAAACTCTTTACCTATTGTCCACTTTGGGTATCACATCTTTGTTCTTATTTGCCGGTCTTGAGGTGGACGTTGATGAGTTAAAACGGGATGCCAATGTTTTATTAAAAAACCTTTACACGAGTTTAACCGTTATATTTTTATCGGCCTGGGGTTTGAATGTGGCTTTGGGGCTGCCCTTTCGGGCGGCGCTGGTTTTGTCTTTAGGGTTAACTACACCATCTACCGGATTTATTTTGAATTCTTTAAAAGGCTTTCATTTTACACCCAATCAAGAGTATTGGATCCGGTCCGCGGCCATTGCCAAGGAGATTGTGGCTCTTGGCCTGCTGTTTTTCACTCTTCAGAGTGAGTCGGTGAGCGAATTTTCTATTTCATTGGCTGTGATTTTGGCGATGATCTTTTTGTTACCCGTGGTCTTTCGGTTTTTCTTAAAAAGAATTGCCCCCTTTGCACCTGACTCAGAGGTGGCGTTTTTGATCCTTATTGCGCTTTTGTGTGGAGTGATCACCCGAAACCTGGGGACTTATTATCTTGTGGGGGCTTTTTTAGTGGGAGTGACTGCGGCACGGTTTACCCATTTTATTAGTCACAAAAAGTCAAAAAAGCTGCTCTATGCGGTGGGCATGTTCTTTTCGTTTTTCGTGCCGTTCTACTTTTTTAAGGCTGGCTTGAGTATCACTCAATCTATGTTCACGCTGGAAGGGGTGTTTTATGGGCTGGCCTTCTTGTTGATATTCTTGCCTGTGCGGTATTTGTCCGTGGTGGCTTCAATCAAGTTGTTTCTTCCCAATTCTTGGGAGGATCGAAATGAAATTTCTGTATCGCTCTTGCCCACGTTGATTTTTGGTTTGGTTATTGCGTCTATCCTAAGAGAGCAGTTCAGTATTCCATCAAGTGTGATTTCTGGATTGGTGTTATACACGGTAGTGGCCAGTGTGATTCCGAGCTTGGTTATGCGAAAAGCGCCACCAGAGGAGTATGACAGTACACTGCGCTGGGAGAGTGGACTGACTGAGCCGTTAGCTCCAGAAGAAATGTAG
- a CDS encoding acyl-CoA thioesterase: MTEMVLPGHTNSLDSIFGGVIMSWMDIAAAICAQRHSSLPVVTASVDALNFVAPVYKGWVVNLKASVNYAHKTSMEIGVRIDAENPITGQCFHTASAYLTFVALGVDGKPVLVPPVIAETEEQKRRYEAAKKRRAIRIQHR, from the coding sequence ATGACTGAGATGGTGCTTCCTGGTCACACCAATTCACTCGATAGCATCTTCGGTGGTGTTATTATGTCGTGGATGGATATCGCCGCTGCGATCTGTGCGCAGCGGCATTCTTCTTTGCCCGTGGTCACAGCCAGCGTGGATGCCCTTAATTTTGTGGCCCCTGTCTATAAAGGCTGGGTGGTAAATCTCAAAGCCAGTGTTAACTATGCGCATAAAACCTCCATGGAAATTGGCGTACGAATAGACGCGGAAAATCCAATTACAGGTCAGTGTTTTCATACGGCCTCGGCTTATTTAACATTTGTTGCACTGGGCGTAGATGGTAAGCCCGTATTGGTGCCGCCGGTCATCGCCGAAACCGAAGAGCAAAAGCGGCGCTATGAGGCGGCCAAAAAGCGCAGAGCTATTCGGATTCAACATCGATAA
- a CDS encoding HNH endonuclease, whose amino-acid sequence MGFKNLSEAKRSLSTKEFRSIQKQAEAAVSHLQQSEINLIQTLQLVEDNMVHRWCGYNSLFEYAVQCLRLSRAQSYMYVGLAKATRQYKKLESALVNQRVTPSKAARILSVITTDNEQEWVLKAASLPKTQLEKEVAKINPKKVPGERSHYLTSNVIEMKTPVSEDVYKKLVQVQDLLSSSTGLAVSLETVFEKMADLFLQKNDPVEKAKRRQDKGKLSIQTSYPAITAMGDRLPIPKEIEHQVNLRDQRQCQHRYPSGEKCKSRRWLHLHHRVPVSLGGEHSANNLMTLCPAHHELAHLLLEEQGQLPKTKYEYSARAESVF is encoded by the coding sequence ATGGGTTTTAAAAATCTTAGCGAAGCTAAACGCTCTTTGAGCACCAAAGAATTTCGTTCCATTCAAAAGCAAGCGGAAGCCGCAGTTTCCCATTTGCAGCAGTCAGAAATTAATCTTATTCAAACTCTTCAATTGGTTGAAGACAATATGGTTCATAGATGGTGTGGATATAATTCGCTATTTGAATACGCCGTACAATGCCTTCGCCTGAGTCGAGCCCAATCTTATATGTATGTGGGATTGGCAAAAGCCACCCGGCAGTATAAAAAATTGGAATCCGCTCTTGTTAACCAACGGGTGACGCCAAGTAAGGCCGCTCGGATTCTCTCAGTGATTACAACCGATAATGAGCAAGAGTGGGTTTTAAAGGCTGCCAGTCTACCAAAAACCCAGCTTGAAAAAGAAGTGGCAAAAATCAACCCGAAAAAGGTGCCTGGTGAACGCAGTCACTATCTCACTTCTAACGTGATCGAAATGAAAACGCCGGTGAGTGAAGATGTTTATAAAAAACTGGTGCAGGTTCAGGATTTGCTATCCAGCTCAACGGGACTGGCCGTATCTTTGGAAACTGTATTTGAAAAAATGGCCGACCTATTCCTGCAAAAGAATGATCCCGTTGAAAAAGCAAAAAGACGTCAAGATAAAGGCAAGCTATCCATACAGACTTCCTATCCCGCCATCACCGCCATGGGGGATCGTCTGCCCATACCAAAAGAAATCGAGCATCAAGTGAACTTAAGAGATCAACGCCAATGCCAGCACCGTTACCCATCCGGTGAAAAATGCAAATCTAGGAGATGGTTGCATTTGCATCATCGGGTGCCGGTGTCGCTCGGTGGCGAGCACAGTGCGAATAATTTAATGACGCTTTGCCCGGCCCATCATGAACTAGCGCATTTGTTATTGGAGGAACAAGGCCAGTTACCAAAAACCAAGTACGAATATTCTGCCCGGGCAGAAAGTGTTTTTTGA
- a CDS encoding HD domain-containing protein — protein sequence MAKRTFLTKSQVAESKERAPRGAQESAAFSLWLGQALEANLSQLPHWKEAGPIALGSWARNELCPKSDIDLLLVGDEKKAAAFTAAALSEGLNLRCRIPEDINDWTRGVAPFDVLALLHGRPFSESAAKALQEQQVRIHAWAAEFKRSLRSAMSEERKSRGKRYDSVSNYLEPNIKYGPGGLRDLQQALYVWELDVKKFKDKMVFLHQLSASKSLLLAIRQQLHVLGGEELLTGPLQKPLAEAFGFENVKDFMRELQNHLSEVSFYADWAVEWAKSGKATRDNLDKVKIQSLADAFSALHQNSSVLMQEKVRNSSFSIEKDPHRVGQCLHRYYHVDCSEKELLALFRSQVIAKCLPEFKLVQGLVQHDQYHRFTVDAHILQAVKGVVRVYRRPTSFRELKHVSKGLSDWDWKVLLWAALFHDLAKGRGGNHSKKGAQLVRKIFRQWQFSEKITEEVQWMVENHLVLSSAAFRQNPHSPSVWRDLDQKGVKGKRLRRLAVFTAIDIQATNPDAWNEWKERLLSDLVKAVESPRATKFMRLLAMAKVEKIKLSPDFLKGMDPVVVEELPLSYLLADYKYLRRGKGDLEPLVVKGATGDIWVRLHRRKDEPGLFLRFVQMLYGAGCAVRESSVQTFDIYGAYDWFKVKTNKNVNQLKKILRSIQIEERPDPQVVFDKISLVSETADEMIISFRGKNQSGALYAAAYALFEQGLQVKWARVHTWGQQIDDVFCVANTGGSSPVLDLIRKKYLVV from the coding sequence ATGGCAAAAAGAACTTTCTTAACTAAGTCTCAGGTCGCTGAATCAAAAGAGCGAGCACCGCGGGGTGCTCAAGAAAGTGCCGCATTTTCTTTGTGGTTGGGCCAAGCACTCGAGGCAAACTTGAGTCAACTCCCTCACTGGAAGGAGGCCGGTCCTATTGCCCTAGGTTCTTGGGCCCGCAATGAGCTTTGTCCAAAATCCGATATTGATTTGTTGCTGGTGGGAGATGAAAAAAAAGCAGCCGCATTCACGGCTGCTGCTTTGAGTGAGGGGTTGAATCTTCGTTGTCGCATACCTGAGGATATTAATGATTGGACAAGGGGTGTGGCGCCATTTGATGTGTTAGCCCTCCTACATGGGAGGCCCTTTTCTGAGAGTGCGGCAAAAGCCCTGCAAGAACAGCAAGTGCGAATTCATGCATGGGCGGCTGAATTTAAGCGATCTTTGCGTTCGGCCATGAGTGAAGAAAGAAAAAGTCGTGGTAAACGCTATGACTCTGTTTCAAATTATTTAGAGCCCAATATAAAATATGGACCGGGTGGTTTGCGCGATCTACAACAGGCCCTCTATGTGTGGGAGCTTGATGTTAAAAAATTTAAAGACAAGATGGTATTTCTTCATCAGCTGTCGGCCAGTAAAAGTTTGCTGCTGGCCATCAGACAACAGCTGCATGTTCTTGGGGGAGAAGAGTTACTCACGGGGCCATTACAAAAACCATTGGCCGAGGCCTTTGGTTTTGAAAATGTAAAAGACTTTATGCGTGAGCTGCAAAATCACTTAAGTGAAGTGAGTTTTTATGCCGACTGGGCTGTGGAATGGGCCAAATCTGGTAAAGCCACCCGAGACAACCTAGATAAGGTGAAGATCCAATCCTTGGCCGATGCTTTTTCAGCTCTCCATCAAAACTCATCGGTTCTCATGCAAGAAAAGGTAAGAAACAGTAGCTTCAGTATCGAAAAAGATCCGCATCGAGTGGGGCAGTGTCTCCATCGTTATTACCATGTGGATTGTAGTGAAAAAGAGCTTCTGGCTCTTTTTCGATCGCAAGTGATCGCCAAGTGTCTGCCAGAATTTAAGTTGGTGCAGGGTCTTGTGCAGCACGATCAGTATCATCGATTCACTGTGGATGCCCATATTCTGCAGGCGGTGAAGGGTGTGGTGCGGGTGTATCGTCGCCCCACTTCATTTAGAGAGCTAAAACATGTGAGTAAAGGCTTGTCCGACTGGGATTGGAAAGTTTTGCTTTGGGCAGCTCTGTTTCACGATTTAGCCAAGGGTCGTGGTGGCAATCATTCGAAAAAAGGCGCACAACTTGTACGGAAGATTTTTCGACAGTGGCAGTTTTCTGAGAAGATTACTGAAGAAGTGCAGTGGATGGTGGAAAATCACCTTGTGTTGTCGAGTGCGGCTTTTCGGCAAAATCCTCACTCGCCTTCAGTGTGGCGAGATCTAGATCAAAAAGGGGTAAAAGGAAAGCGTTTGCGGCGCTTAGCTGTTTTTACGGCCATTGATATTCAAGCCACCAATCCGGATGCCTGGAACGAATGGAAAGAGCGACTGCTATCAGATCTAGTAAAAGCCGTTGAATCACCGCGAGCCACTAAGTTTATGCGGCTTCTGGCTATGGCTAAGGTGGAAAAAATAAAACTAAGTCCTGATTTCTTAAAAGGAATGGATCCTGTGGTGGTGGAAGAACTGCCATTGTCATACCTGTTGGCCGACTACAAGTATTTGCGTCGAGGCAAGGGGGATCTGGAGCCGCTTGTGGTGAAGGGGGCGACTGGCGACATATGGGTGCGTCTGCACCGGAGAAAAGACGAGCCAGGGTTGTTTCTGCGCTTTGTGCAGATGTTGTATGGGGCTGGGTGTGCCGTCCGAGAGTCTTCTGTGCAGACTTTTGATATCTATGGCGCCTACGATTGGTTTAAGGTGAAAACCAATAAAAATGTTAATCAGCTAAAGAAAATTCTGAGATCAATACAAATTGAAGAACGCCCGGATCCGCAAGTTGTTTTTGATAAGATTTCGTTAGTGAGTGAAACTGCCGATGAGATGATCATTAGCTTTCGTGGGAAAAACCAATCAGGCGCATTGTATGCCGCCGCATACGCGCTTTTCGAACAGGGCCTACAAGTGAAGTGGGCCAGAGTGCACACCTGGGGGCAGCAAATAGATGATGTTTTTTGCGTGGCCAATACAGGTGGATCGTCGCCGGTATTGGATCTCATTCGGAAAAAGTATCTGGTTGTGTGA